A window from Kluyveromyces lactis strain NRRL Y-1140 chromosome E complete sequence encodes these proteins:
- a CDS encoding uncharacterized protein (similar to uniprot|P42840 Saccharomyces cerevisiae YNL320W Hypothetical ORF), producing MHLYKIGKMVLGSAAVIVSASLGALYLYQNKLIYPSWAQGARDHVDTPDQYGLPYEDLTLTTSDGVLLKAFDIRNENSTATMLVLCPNAGNIGYFLPVARFLYNEFNLSIFLYSYRGYGLSTGFPSERGLKIDADTVMDHLTNSEFHKSRKLILYGRSLGGANAIYLARKFTDICDAIILENTFLSIRKVIPYVFPMLKNVAFMCHEVWDSEQEIVNIQDDTLPFLFLAGLRDEIVPPPHMKLLYKLCPSSCKRFIEFPIGSHNDTIIQDGYWVVVKEFLQKHNLI from the coding sequence ATGCATTTATACAAAATTGGGAAAATGGTACTCGGAAGCGCAGCTGTCATTGTTTCTGCTTCACTGGGCGCTCTATATTTGTACCAAAACAAGCTTATATACCCATCTTGGGCACAAGGTGCTAGAGACCATGTAGATACGCCAGATCAATACGGTTTGCCTTATGAAGATCTCACTTTAACGACTTCGGATGGTGTTCTATTGAAAGCATTTGATATAAGGAATGAAAATTCGACTGCAACCATGCTTGTTCTTTGCCCCAATGCGGGGAATATAGGATATTTCCTGCCCGTTGCTAGGTTTCTCTATAATGAGTTTAATTTGtccatttttttgtattcCTATCGTGGATATGGGTTATCAACAGGGTTCCCATCGGAGAGAGGATTGAAGATAGACGCAGATACCGTCATGGACCATTTGACAAACAGTGAATTTCATAAATCAAGGAAGCTAATACTTTATGGGAGGTCCCTTGGTGGCGCTAATGCCATTTATCTTGCTAGAAAATTTACCGATATCTGCGATGCCATTATCCTAGAAAATACTTTCCTGTCCATTCGCAAAGTTATCCCATACGTTTTCCCAATGCTGAAGAATGTGGCATTCATGTGTCATGAAGTCTGGGATTCTGAACAGGAAATTGTCAACATACAAGATGATACTTTacctttcttgtttcttgcTGGTTTAAGAGATGAGATTGTCCCACCCCCTCATATGAAATTATTGTATAAACTATGTCCCTCGAGCTGCAAAAGATTTATTGAGTTCCCTATCGGTTCCCATAACGACACGATAATACAAGATGGGTATTGGGTTGTCGTTAAAGAGTTCTTACAAAAACATAACTTGATATAG
- the CDC33 gene encoding translation initiation factor eIF4E (similar to uniprot|P07260 Saccharomyces cerevisiae YOL139C CDC33 Cytoplasmic mRNA cap binding protein the eIF4E-cap complex is responsible for mediating cap-dependent mRNA translation via interactions with the translation initiation factor eIF4G (Tif4631p or Tif4632p)), producing MSVEEVTQKTQDLTVDEAKPATVLSDPKEFQLKHPLSSKWTLWYTKPPVDSSESWSDLLRPVTSLDTVEEFWAIQNGIPKPFDLPIKSDYHLFRNDIRPEWEDEANSEGGKLSYQFKNKRHNIDDLWLRTLLAVIGETIDEEESEINGCVLNVRKAVFKIALWTRTTNLNALTNIATKFKQVLQLGEGEKLEFYNHRTSNSGHAPPTALL from the coding sequence atgtccgttgaagaagttacTCAAAAGACCCAGGATTTAACTGTGGACGAAGCCAAGCCAGCTACTGTTTTATCTGATCCTAAggaatttcaattgaagcaTCCTTTGAGTAGCAAATGGACTTTATGGTATACTAAGCCCCCTGTGGATAGTTCAGAATCGTGGTCTGATTTATTGCGTCCAGTGACCAGTTTGGATACTGTCGAAGAGTTCTGGGCTATTCAAAATGGTATTCCAAAGCCATTCGATTTGCCAATCAAATCTGATTACCATTTGTTCAGAAACGATATCAGACCTGAATGGGAAGATGAAGCCAACTCTGAAGGTGGTAAGTTGTCGTACcaattcaagaacaaaagacATAACATCGATGATTTGTGGTTGAGAACTCTATTGGCCGTTATTGGTGAAACCATcgacgaagaagaatcagaaATCAACGGTTGCGTCTTGAATGTCAGAAAGGCTGTTTTCAAGATTGCTTTGTGGACTAGAACTACCAACTTGAACGCTTTGACTAACATTGCTACCAAGTTTAAGCAAGTTCTACAACTTGGTGAAGGTGAAAAGTTGGAGTTCTACAATCACAGAACTTCTAACTCAGGTCACGCTCCTCCAACCGCTCTATTGTAA
- the VNX1 gene encoding calcium/hydrogen antiporter (similar to uniprot|P42839 Saccharomyces cerevisiae YNL321W Protein of unknown function potential Cdc28p substrate): MPKKSIKPVKSNSSEGTKRIFSVDDDAEELERDYHYLEGVKDGLKLKRVGTLSSKQDPTLHRIGSRFSVSEDNDRIIVHDGDRHLVLQEEQRKNGDTYDGDEDARDGSNSGNTHDGNKHAITAASHNNEPNSSKKKNKNDIENDYDENPLDTLIIDDDSESSNIQDIETGSISSVESYTLRERQEAINKTHPFGIRIWKPALYKKKRSVQQAADEDIHETKIRNITLGVQITNLIWSFTVGLFLFLIFTMASCLVLIFGGFTGSAIEYSLVFYRLGRYLLWPFGKIVLMKSDAQYLVEDQDEGISAQQFYKWITNYSNRLFFHESQAINDNNASTNNSNNFSSSQNARANISNNDTSTRNNSNNIITARNNINNHRQDSYGSIPIITERTDTNDDQSDEENGHLHRRLFGRGKWTIGRFIFYFMFHIVVQPVVMLLSLTTWLFVFTIPMSNILWNLMYHCRKHPLALRIIDVKSATSAVATTPIEDIKGQNVLLCTFRCAGLHYYKFTVDGTNVMVMNLIALVIFTIFDFYAIKNIWQIDTWLTDGSTIFMLCLLSIIPLAFYIGQAVASISAQSSMGVAAVINAFFSTIVEIFLYCVALQQEKGLLVEGSLIGSILAAVLLLPGMSMCGGAFKRKTQRYNPASAGVSCAMLIFSMVVMFIPSVLYEIYGEWDLLCNENGEKCHFVQPQLKFDKMYSAILRPIVLFCTVALFLQYIIGMWFTLRTHAKLIWELPIAETKDVNNDQSQLTTSMSMSQNSFAPLNKTNSNILGVTSSTSGANNAAKATNNCDQSSGHDAPNWSKTKSTCILLGATFLYAIIAEILVDCVDQVLEQYPAVNPKFLGLTIFALVPNTTEFLNAISFAVNGNVALSMEIGSAYALQVCLLQIPALVIFSMLYVWGKDLTQISIRDRMFPMVFPRWDLLASVVSVFLFTYLYAEGKSNYFKGSILILLYLVVIFGFYLQEIIDDDFWDISLFVRFIN; this comes from the coding sequence ATGCCTAAAAAGTCAATTAAACCGGTAAAGAGTAATTCTTCAGAGGGTACGAAGCGGATCTTTTCTGTAGACGATGATGCCGAGGAGTTAGAACGCGATTACCATTATTTAGAAGGAGTGAAAGATGGACTGAAGCTGAAAAGAGTTGGTACTTTATCTTCGAAGCAGGACCCCACATTGCACAGAATTGGTTCGCGTTTCAGTGTTAGTGAAGACAATGATAGGATAATAGTTCATGATGGAGACAGACATCTGGTTTTGCAAGAGgagcaaagaaaaaatggtGATACTTATGATGGCGATGAGGATGCAAGAGATGGATCGAATAGTGGAAATACCCATGATGGAAATAAGCATGCTATTACCGCTGCATCTCATAATAACGAACCGAATAGcagtaaaaaaaagaataaaaatgaTATCGAAAATGACTATGACGAGAATCCATTGGACACTTTGATTATTGATGACGACAGTGAAAGTTCTAATATTCAGGATATCGAAACAGGAAGCATTAGCTCTGTTGAATCGTATACGTTACGAGAAAGACAAGAAGCGATTAATAAAACACATCCGTTTGGTATTAGGATATGGAAACCGGCTCTttataagaagaaaagatcagtGCAGCAAGCTGCAGATGAGGATATCCATGAAACAAAAATCAGAAACATTACCCTTGGTGTTCAAATCACTAATTTAATATGGTCTTTCACTGTTGGtctgtttttatttttgattttcacAATGGCTTCATGTTTAGTATTGATCTTTGGAGGATTCACTGGATCTGCGATCGAGTATTCTTTAGTGTTTTATCGGTTGGGACGCTATTTACTCTGGCCATTCGGAAAGATTgtattgatgaaatcagATGCGCAATATCTTGTAGAAGATCAGGACGAAGGTATCAGTGCCCAGCAATTCTACAAATGGATTACCAATTATAGCAATCGGTTATTTTTTCATGAATCACAAGctatcaatgataataatgcCAGCACAAATAATTCGAATAACTTTTCTTCCAGCCAAAACGCCAGGGCCAACATTAGTAATAATGACACATCCACTCGCAATAACAGCAATAACATAATCACGGCAAGAAACAACATTAATAACCATAGACAAGATTCGTATGGATCAATACCTATAATTACAGAGAGAACTGACACAAACGACGATCAAAGTGACGAAGAAAACGGACATTTACATCGTCGTCTATTTGGGCGTGGTAAATGGACAATTGGCAGATtcattttttatttcatgTTCCACATTGTCGTTCAACCAGTTGTGATGTTGCTGTCCCTAACAACTTGGTTGTTTGTATTCACTATTCCAATGAGTAATATCTTGTGGAATTTAATGTATCATTGCAGAAAACATCCTTTGGCTTTGAGAATCATTGACGTAAAAAGTGCTACGTCAGCAGTGGCAACCACTCCAATCGAAGATATCAAAGGCCAAAATGTCTTATTATGCACCTTCCGTTGCGCTGGGTTACACTACTATAAATTCACAGTGGATGGTACTAACGTTATGGTCATGAACTTGATTGCCTTGGTTATATTCACCATATTCGACTTTTATGCAATTAAAAATATCTGGCAAATCGACACTTGGCTAACTGATGGATCTACTATTTTCATGTTGTGTTTATTGTCTATTATACCTTTGGCATTTTACATCGGACAAGCAGTTGCTTCTATTTCAGCTCAGAGTTCGATGGGTGTGGCAGCTGTAATTAATGCGTTTTTCTCCACCATTGTCGAGATTTTCTTATACTGTGTCGCACTTCAACAAGAGAAAGGTCTACTAGTGGAAGGTTCATTGATTGGATCTATTCTAGCTGCCGTTCTATTATTACCTGGTATGTCCATGTGTGGTGGCgctttcaaaagaaaaactcaGCGTTATAACCCCGCCAGTGCCGGTGTTTCTTGCGCGATGTTAATTTTCTCGATGGTAGTTATGTTTATTCCATCAGTGTTGTATGAAATATATGGTGAGTGGGATTTACTTTGCAATGAAAATGGAGAGAAATGTCATTTTGTACAGCCTCAATTAAAGTTTGACAAAATGTACTCTGCTATCCTTAGACCCATTGTACTATTCTGTACGGTTGCATTGTTCCTTCAATATATTATCGGTATGTGGTTCACATTAAGAACGCACGCTAAACTGATTTGGGAATTACCGATTGCTGAAACGAAAGATGTGAACAATGATCAAAGTCAGCTGACTACTAGCATGTCTATGAGCCAAAATTCCTTTGCTCCATTAAATAAAACCAATTCCAATATTCTTGGTGTCACAAGTAGCACATCTGGAGCAAATAATGCAGCGAAAGCGACCAATAATTGTGATCAAAGTAGTGGCCACGACGCACCAAATTGGTCTAAAACGAAATCAACATGTATTCTATTAGGCGCAACTTTCTTGTATGCCATTATTGCAGAAATATTAGTAGATTGCGTGGATCAGGTCCTCGAACAATATCCAGCTGTgaatccaaaatttttgGGATTGACCATTTTTGCTCTTGTTCCTAATACCACAGAATTTTTAAATGCTATTTCTTTCGCAGTCAATGGTAATGTTGCACTTTCAATGGAAATCGGTAGTGCTTATGCATTGCAAGTATGCTTGTTACAAATTCCAGCCTTAGTCATATTCTCTATGCTATACGTTTGGGGTAAAGATTTGACTCAAATTAGCATTAGAGATAGAATGTTCCCGATGGTGTTTCCCAGATGGGATTTACTTGCATCAGTAGTGTCAGTGTTTCTATTCACTTACTTATATGCAGAGGGGAAATCGAATTATTTCAAAGGAAGCAttttaatattattataCCTGGTTGTCATTTTCGGGTTCTATTTGCAAGAAATAAtagatgatgatttctGGGATATATCTCTTTTCGTTAGATTCATAAACTAA
- the KRE1 gene encoding Kre1p (weakly similar to uniprot|P17260 Saccharomyces cerevisiae YNL322C KRE1 Cell wall glycoprotein involved in beta-glucan assembly serves as a K1 killer toxin membrane receptor): MRYTFTGLLLLLVASFGVEAQLITSTLTSINVAGATVTLVTVIDSATIAAAAAATAVTTTTPTTAALAAGATTASTSTTGSTTTTTPVAAAAAATDTDTTSVATTTAAVVANAADTASSTTASTTSAATAAAATGTRPDPSTSMTPLPSGVGTPIDSYVTLTFGTTSTTTSKRQPTSIWVTKTISGVTTAFETPFYQKFSSQYTAVSSASSGSVGLGTLSGTVGVVKSKIVTTISGNHAVYFAQSSATMTSMILTVLMMFI; the protein is encoded by the coding sequence ATGAGATATACATTTACTGGATTACTACTTCTTTTGGTGGCTTCATTTGGTGTTGAGGCTCAGCTGATAACATCTACTCTTACATCAATCAATGTTGCTGGTGCCACTGTGACGCTTGTAACTGTTATTGATTCAGCTACAAtagcagcagcagcagccGCTACTGCAGTTACTACTACTACCCCTACGACAGCTGCCCTAGCAGCCGGTGCAACAACGGCATCGACATCCACTACCGGATCAACAACAACGACTACACCTGtggcagcagcagcagcagctaCCGATACCGATACGACGTCCGTTGCTACTACTACAGCTGCTGTCGTTGCTAATGCAGCTGACACTGCTTCATCAACCACAGCATCAACCACATCTGCAGCAACAGCCGCAGCAGCTACAGGCACAAGACCAGATCCATCCACATCTATGACACCATTGCCAAGCGGTGTAGGTACTCCTATCGATTCATATGTCACTTTAACTTTCGGAACCACTAGTACCACAACTAGTAAAAGACAACCAACCAGTATCTGGGTCACTAAGACAATAAGTGGTGTCACAACAGCTTTCGAGACTCCTTTCTATCAGAAATTCAGTAGCCAATACACGGCTGTGTCCTCTGCAAGTTCTGGTAGCGTTGGGCTAGGTACACTTTCTGGGACTGTTGGTGTTGTAAAATCTAAGATAGTAACCACTATTTCCGGTAATCATGCCGTTTACTTTGCTCAATCATCTGCTACTATGACTTCGATGATATTGACCGTGTTAATGATGTTCATTTAA
- the ARG8 gene encoding acetylornithine transaminase (highly similar to uniprot|P18544 Saccharomyces cerevisiae YOL140W ARG8 Acetylornithine aminotransferase catalyzes the fourth step in the biosynthesis of the arginine precursor ornithine), giving the protein MRVIRQLHTSKRLLQSLVDKQKYQATTYARPNHLVLTRGKNAILYDDVNNKEYIDFTAGIAVTALGHANPEVAEIMYKQSKKLIHSSNLYYNEECLKLSENLVEATKSFGGQYDASRVFLCNSGTEANEAALKFAKRYGILKSPSKQGIIAFQNSFHGRTMGALSVTSNPKYREPFGSLIPGVEFLNINDELTKLDQQVSSLKEKTAGLIVEPIQGEGGVFPIPLDTLVGLKKICEDHDIIVIYDEIQCGLGRSGKLWAHSYLPKEAHPDIFTTAKALGNGFPIAATVTNDKVNDILKVGDHGTTYGGNPLGSAVGNYVVNVIAEQKFLDEVNKKGEIITNRLRKLQERFPEHIKDIRGKGLMIGCDFDEAPAKIVDAARDSGLLIITAGKTTVRFVPALTIEDNLLEKGLNIFEKAVEKVYS; this is encoded by the coding sequence ATGAGAGTTATCCGTCAATTACACACTTCTAAAAGATTGTTGCAATCTTTAGTCGATAAACAAAAATACCAGGCAACCACTTATGCCAGACCTAATCATTTGGTTCTGACTAGAGGTAAGAACGCCATTCTTTATGATGATGTTAACAATAAAGAATATATTGATTTCACTGCTGGTATCGCAGTAACTGCTTTGGGACATGCCAATCCGGAAGTGGCTGAGATCATGTACAAACAAAGTAAGAAACTGATCCATTCTTCTAACTTGTACTATAATGAGGAATGTCTGAAGTTGAGTGAAAATCTAGTGGAAGCTACTAAATCGTTTGGTGGTCAATACGATGCATCCAGAGTTTTTCTATGTAATTCCGGTACCGAAGCCAACGAAGCTGCATTGAAATTCGCCAAGAGATACGGTATCCTAAAAAGCCCATCGAAGCAAGGTATAATTGCGTTCCAAAACTCTTTTCATGGTCGTACCATGGGTGCTTTGTCTGTTACCAGTAATCCAAAATATCGTGAACCATTTGGTTCTTTGATTCCCGGAGTGGAATTTTTAAATATTAACGATGAGCTGACCAAATTGGATCAACAAGTTTCTAgcttgaaagaaaagactGCTGGGTTGATTGTGGAACCAATTCAAGGTGAAGGTGGTGTGTTCCCAATCCCATTGGACACTTTAGTTGGATTAAAGAAAATTTGTGAGGATCACGATATTATTGTCATTTACGATGAAATCCAATGTGGTCTAGGTCGTTCAGGCAAGTTATGGGCACATTCATACTTGCCAAAGGAGGCTCATCCAGACATCTTCACTACAGCCAAGGCACTTGGTAATGGATTCCCTATCGCTGCTACTGTGACCAATGACAAGGTAAACGATATTCTAAAAGTTGGTGATCATGGTACCACTTATGGTGGTAACCCATTGGGTTCTGCTGTCGGTAACTATGTTGTTAACGTCATTGCCGAACAAaaattcttggatgaaGTTAATAAGAAGGGTGAGATTATCACTAACCGTTTGAGAAAGCTACAAGAGCGTTTCCCAGAGCATATCAAAGATATTAGAGGGAAGGGTTTAATGATTGGTTGCGATTTTGACGAGGCACCAGcaaaaattgttgatgcTGCTAGAGACAGTGGTCTTTTGATTATTACCGCTGGTAAGACAACAGTCAGATTTGTTCCGGCTTTGACCATTGAAGACAACTTGTTGGAGAAAGGtttgaacatttttgaaaaagcCGTTGAAAAAGTATACAGCTAG
- the KEI1 gene encoding Kei1p (similar to uniprot|Q06999 Saccharomyces cerevisiae YDR367W Protein of unknown function green fluorescent protein (GFP)-fusion protein localizes to the cytoplasm in a punctate pattern), with amino-acid sequence MQQQSNMVHLPQTFLSYPLYIGVEVALGVLTFNKFSGMYGVLALFTGHPLDFVQWTFYIWSIFCLVVFISGIRQVYKPNILLMSTVTFVFSVDTIVSCIYCLWFTAVWFSQEGSTDVTDLKSAGTALGPAHEGTTSTISTKVDTSKSASSGYEFFLIILLTLVPLAVRFYFNFIIIAFQQQLLRSGKFTFDQNDIEVNLHNRNILFKWRYKFEKWCFYLCKRYL; translated from the exons ATGCAGCAGCAATCAAATATGGTTCATTTGCCACAA ACATTCCTGTCTTATCCCTTGTACATAGGTGTTGAGGTTGCACTTGGTGTGCTAaccttcaacaaattcagCGGGATGTATGGTGTTCTTGCACTTTTCACTGGACACCCGTTAGACTTTGTGCAATGGACTTTTTACATCTGGTCAATTTTCTGTCTAGTGGTATTCATTTCAGGAATAAGACAAGTTTATAAGCCCAATATCCTCTTAATGTCCACGGTTACTTTTGTGTTCAGTGTGGACACAATTGTTAGTTGCATTTACTGCTTATGGTTCACTGCTGTGTGGTTCAGCCAGGAGGGCTCCACTGACGTTACGGACTTGAAGAGCGCGGGAACCGCACTTGGACCAGCTCATGAGGGAACCACATCCACGATCTCAACTAAAGTAGATACTTCTAAGAGTGCTTCTAGCGGCTATGAATTTTTCCTCATCATATTGCTAACTTTAGTTCCACTAGCAGTCAGATTctatttcaatttcatcataATTGCATTCCAACAACAACTATTGCGCAGTGGGAAGTTCACATTCGATCAGAACGATATAGAAGTCAATCTACACAACAGAAACATTTTGTTTAAATGGAGATACAAATTCGAAAAATGGTGTTTCTACCTATGCAAGAGATACTTATAG
- the RIO1 gene encoding protein kinase RIO1 (similar to uniprot|Q12196 YOR119C Saccharomyces cerevisiae RIO1 Essential protein that plays a role in cell cycle progression): protein MMNIDDKLEKLNLANRDEHVNTQILERYANSIKTDELSLTRGKTSKDKANRATVENVLDPRTMRFLKSMMNRGILSAFNGCLSTGKEANVYHAFAGNHEERHLLVEGHDDTIGAPQNIESTKQKALTAESEDATSTSTATDEPKNKKEYAVKIYKTSILVFKDRERYVDGEFRFRNSRSQHNPRKMIKIWAEKEFRNLKRIYQSGVIPCPKPIEVRSNVLVMEFLNRGDGFASPRLKDHPYKDREEIKHYYNLMIAYMRLLYQVCRLVHADLSEYNSIVHEDKLYIIDVSQSVQPEHPMSLDFLRMDIKNVNSYFQKLGIDIFPERVIFQFIISEVLDKFKGDYRSSDDLETYVADNLPLKLTDEDEAEDEVFRSLHLIRNLGGLEERDFDRFTDGKFDLLKSLIANENRKYSENFTASEQYELSSSDDEEDDVDGDDLPNLVTDINEDDIAGSDEDDDSDETNDSSDGDGWVSDKDTPLKGKKYEDKDAKKQRKQETKEAKREKRKTKVKKHVKKKLINKTKSKK, encoded by the coding sequence ATGATGAATATTGACGATAAGCTGGAAAAACTGAATTTAGCCAACCGTGATGAGCATGTCAACACTCAGATCCTAGAGAGGTATGCCAATAGCATCAAAACAGATGAGTTATCATTAACTAGGGGTAAAACCAGCAAAGATAAGGCGAATAGGGCCACTGTAGAGAATGTTTTAGACCCACGTACGATGAGGTTTTTGAAATCCATGATGAACAGGGGAATATTATCAGCATTTAATGGTTGTTTGAGTACAGGTAAAGAAGCAAACGTGTACCATGCGTTTGCTGGTAATCATGAGGAGAGACATCTGCTGGTAGAGGGACATGATGATACAATAGGAGCCCCAcaaaatattgaatcaacaaaacaaaaagctCTAACTGCCGAATCTGAGGATGCCACATCCACTTCAACTGCCACTGATGAACCAAAAAATAAGAAGGAATACGCGGTGAAGATTTACAAGACATCTATCTTGGTTTTTAAGGATCGTGAAAGATACGTTGATGGTGAATTTAGATTCAGAAATTCGAGATCTCAACATAATCCTCGTAAGATGATCAAAATTTGGGCTGAAAAGGAATTTAGAAACTTGAAGAGAATATACCAAAGCGGTGTCATACCTTGTCCAAAACCAATAGAAGTTAGATCAAACGTTTTAGTCATGGAATTTTTAAATAGAGGAGATGGTTTCGCATCTCCGAGGCTTAAAGATCATCCTTACAAAGatagagaagaaattaaacaTTACTACAATTTAATGATAGCGTACATGAGACTGTTATATCAGGTATGTCGCTTAGTTCATGCAGACTTGAGTGAGTATAATAGTATTGTACATGAGGATAAGCTTTATATTATTGATGTTTCGCAATCCGTACAACCAGAACATCCTATGTCTCTAGATTTCCTAAGAATGGATATTAAGAATGTTAACTCatatttccaaaaattggGAATTGACATTTTCCCTGAACGGGTGATCTTCCAGTTCATCATCAGTGAGGTCTTAGACAAATTCAAGGGTGATTACAGATCAAGCGATGATCTAGAAACATATGTTGCCGACAATTTACCTCTAAAGTTGactgatgaagacgaagcTGAAGATGAAGTGTTCAGATCTTTACATTTGATAAGAAATTTGGGTGGTTTAGAGGAAAGAGATTTTGATAGATTCACTGATGGTAAATTTGACCTACTGAAATCATTAATTGCTAATGAAAACAGGAAATATTCCGAAAATTTCACAGCATCGGAGCAATATGAactctcttcttctgatgaCGAGGAAGATGACGTAGATGGTGATGATCTCCCTAACCTCGTAACGGATatcaatgaagatgacaTAGCTGGAtcagatgaagatgatgatagtGATGAAACTAACGATAGTTCTGATGGTGATGGATGGGTCTCCGATAAAGACACTCCActgaaaggaaaaaagtaCGAAGATAAAGATGCTAAAAAACAACGTAagcaagaaacaaaagaggCCAAACGTGAAAAGAGGAAGACCAAAGTAAAAAAACACGTTAAGAAAAAGCTCATTAACAAGACGAAAAGCAAGAAATGA